The window CCGTGAGCGCCGCCTGCGTCTGGGCCAGCTGTTGCGCGGCGGCCTTCGCCTCTTTTTTCAAAGCCGCGTATTCGTTCGAAAAGCTGAAAGCGATCCGCTCCTCCAACCCCGTTTGTTGGGCCAAGTTGTTAAAGAGAACGCTGGACGTTAGACTTCGGTTCTCCACGCTCTGCGACAGCCGCCCCAGTTGGTTGGTGTTGGCCTCGGCCTGTTTGCCGATGGCGCTCGTCTGGGCGGTTAACTGTTTTATGTCCAACGGCGGTTTGGACTCTTGGATGAAGATCCGTTTGTCCCCCTGTTCCAGGAGGGCGCTGTTGAGCCGCATCAACCCCGCCTGCAGGGCGAAGGTGGCTTGTTTGAGGGTGACGGTCGGATCCACGCCGAACTGCCGGGCGGCGTCCTGATCCAGATCCACTTTCACCCCTTGAAAGTTGAACCGGCCGCCGATGGTCGTGTTGGCCGCGCCTTTGACCGGGCCTTGGTAGGTCATTTCCCCCGGACGGATCGTGCCGAGCCCGTCCACCCGCGTCGGCTGGGAGACAATCAAAGCGGTGCCCGCCCGCATCCGGTCGAAGTCCAAACCCACGGGGGTGATCGCCCCGTCTACGTTCGCCATGCTGACGGGGAGCAGCCCCCCGTTCTTGTCTTTGATCCCCCCAAAGCTGGATTCCATGGTGACGCCTTGGTTCAGCCGCAGGTTCCCGTCCTTGGCGGTGAAGGTGGAGCCCGGCTCCCAAACTTTCCCAAAGGCCACGGTGGCCTTGCCCACGGAAACAAACGCATTCGGCCCCGTGGGTTGGAGGTTGGGGTGCTGGGCCAGGATCTCTTTTTGTTGGGGAGAAACAGCCCCCGGCTTCTCCGAGCGGGTGAACACCCGCTGAATGACGTTGCCGATCGCTTGGCCGACCTTTTGAAACCCCGCTCCGATGCCTTTGAAAATGGATTGAACGGCCCCGAAGAACCCCGGCTTGCCTATCGTTATAGGTTGGAGCGGCTTTGCATCCTGGACAGGGGCCTTAATCGGGTTGGCCATGGCCAATTGGAAGAGGATCTTGGGTTTAAACGTGTCACGGGGGATCTGATCGGTTTTGAGGTCGATTTTCGGGGCGGTGAACCCGACGTTCTGCTTGAACGTCAAAACAGAGTTCATGTTGTTGATCTGCCGGTCCAGCTGGAAGGACGGCGAAAAGTTGTTTTGCGGGCGGTACTGGTTTTGATAGTCCTGGACGCGGGGCGGGGTGTAGGTGTACCGCTCGTCGTCGTAGGCGACGGCGGAGGCCGGGCCAAGGACGATGGCCAGGCTAAGGACGCCTGCTAAAACCTTATGGAACGCGGAGCCGAGCGGGAAGTCGCGCGAAGAAACCCGGCGCATGGGGAATCCTTCAAAAGTATTGGAAAACAAGGCTATTTTAAACCCGTTTCCGTCGGAAGTCAAGCCGTTGAATGGTGGTTTTTGGGGTGGCGGGCGGGTCAGAGCCCGGCGGCCGCGCGTTCGGCGTCGTCCACGGTGCGGCCGATCAGCTTTTTGAATTCGCCTTTGGCGATGCGGTTGTAGCTGTTGCGCGGGAACACCACGAACTCCTGGTCGATGTACGACCGCCCCACCGTGAAGTACAAGGGCTGCACGGTGGTCATCCGGTCCCCGTTCAAAAAGAAAATGTAGCGCCCGCCTTCCCGCAGGCCCGCCCGCCGCGGCGAAACGAACGCCCCCGCTGGCGCGCTCCACACGCCGCGCAGCCACGTCGGCGCGCCCGCGCCCTTGATGTTTTCAATCACATCCAACCGCGCCTCGCCGCGCTCGTTCAGTTCCACCACGCGCGCGTCCACGATCCACCGTCCGTCCAGCACCGGCGCCGGCACCCGCGCCGACGCGCCCGCCCCGCTCGCCCCCACCCAAAACGCCAACAGCAAAATCTTTTTCATAAATCCTCCGGGTCTGTCCTACGCTTCCATGACACCACCCCCCGATGAAAGTTCCCGAAAGGTATAATGCCCCCGTTGGCCCATATATAAGGAGTCCCCCCATGAAAAAGCTGTTGTATTGCTTTATTCCGATTTTCGCGGCCTGCGTGGTTTCCGCCCAAGGTCTCGAGGTGGAAATGCGCGCCGCCACGCCGACCGGCGCCGGCGAATCGCTGGGGACCGTCCGCCTTGTGGAAACAAAATACGGCCTGGCCTTTTATCCCAACCTGGCGGGCTTGCCCACGGGCCTTCACGGTTTTCACGTCCATGAGAACCCTTCCTGCGAGCCCGGCCAGAAAGACGGCAAGACCGTGGCCGCGCTGGCGGCGGGCGGACACTACGATCCCAAGAACACCAAGGCCCACGGCGAACCCTGGGGCGACGGCCACCTGGGCGACCTGCCCGCGCTTTATGTCGATCCCGACGGCACCGCCGTCAACCCCGTGCTCGCGCCGCGCCTGCGGATGAAAAACGTCCGCGGCCGCTCGCTCATGATCCACGTGGGCGGCGACAACCACGCCGACCACCCGATGCCCCTGGGCGGCGGTGGCGCGCGCATGGCCTGCGGCGTCATTCCAGAATAGGAGAACCCCCATGCCCGCACGAAACGCTCAAAACCCGATCAAATCCATCGGCCAAAAAAGCCGTGACAACTTTAAACCCGCGGCGGGGTCCGGAGGCCTTCCGTCCCACGGCGGCGCCGGTTTCGTCCGCTGCCCCTCCTGCGGGGCCGACGCGCCCTTAAAACCCGGCTTCCGCCCCTCCTCGCAGAAATGCCCGAAATGCGGCGCGGCCCTGGTAAAAAAATAATCCCGGTTTGCTTCGCGTGACGGCCGCGCCGTCGGCCGCCCGACGGTTCCGGGCGGGCGCCATCGCGGCCGCGCTTTGGGCCCTTCTGGCCGTGGTGGCGTTCGGCCTCGCCCAAGGCCAACCGCCGTTGCGCGTGTCCCTCCTCCGGGCCCTTCTCCCGCCGCCCCTCGCGGCGCTCGCGGGCCTCTTTCACCACGTCCCGGCCCTCGTTGGCCTCATGT of the Elusimicrobiota bacterium genome contains:
- a CDS encoding superoxide dismutase family protein; the protein is MKKLLYCFIPIFAACVVSAQGLEVEMRAATPTGAGESLGTVRLVETKYGLAFYPNLAGLPTGLHGFHVHENPSCEPGQKDGKTVAALAAGGHYDPKNTKAHGEPWGDGHLGDLPALYVDPDGTAVNPVLAPRLRMKNVRGRSLMIHVGGDNHADHPMPLGGGGARMACGVIPE